One segment of Pleomorphomonas sp. PLEO DNA contains the following:
- a CDS encoding type II toxin-antitoxin system VapC family toxin, with product MTDDAAPIVVVNDASCLIDLRKARLLHLLVRLPYRLIIPLPVRESELISFTPQEWAILDSGLEIFDLPSDQVGEAFGVKAVHPKLSANDCFCLVTTRCHQNSILLTGDALLRGVAIQDGRRVHGVLWVIDELKRLSLCGDGVLATALQLWRDDPTVRLPVEEMAQRLRSLEGN from the coding sequence GTGACCGATGATGCCGCACCGATCGTTGTTGTTAATGATGCTTCCTGTCTGATCGACTTGCGAAAGGCGCGGCTTCTGCATCTTTTGGTGCGGCTACCCTATCGCCTCATTATTCCGTTGCCTGTGAGAGAGTCGGAGTTAATCTCTTTCACGCCGCAAGAATGGGCCATCCTCGATTCAGGGCTTGAGATTTTTGATCTGCCTTCCGACCAAGTCGGAGAAGCTTTCGGCGTCAAAGCGGTTCATCCAAAGCTTTCCGCTAATGACTGTTTTTGCCTGGTAACGACACGGTGCCACCAGAATTCGATTCTCCTAACGGGTGATGCGCTACTGCGTGGCGTCGCAATACAAGATGGCCGCCGCGTTCACGGGGTGCTTTGGGTTATCGATGAGCTCAAACGACTGTCGCTATGCGGCGACGGTGTTTTGGCGACTGCTCTTCAGCTCTGGCGGGATGATCCAACCGTGAGGTTGCCCGTTGAGGAAATGGCTCAGCGCCTGCGCTCACTGGAAGGAAATTAG
- a CDS encoding terminase small subunit translates to MPRKGKEAVDAGWLLRRLVDEASADIADLYDAEGQLKPIADWPEVWRQGLVQGVEIEERFEGRGNAREQVGFVKKIRLSDRLKRLELIGKHIGVKAFEETVRVKGLEGLGERLARARKRLAEEGE, encoded by the coding sequence GTGCCGCGCAAGGGGAAAGAGGCTGTGGATGCCGGCTGGCTGCTGCGCCGGCTGGTCGACGAGGCGAGCGCCGACATCGCCGACCTCTACGACGCCGAGGGCCAGCTGAAGCCGATCGCCGACTGGCCGGAGGTGTGGCGGCAGGGCCTGGTGCAGGGCGTGGAGATCGAGGAGCGGTTCGAGGGGCGCGGCAATGCCCGCGAGCAGGTGGGGTTTGTCAAGAAGATCCGGCTGAGCGACCGGCTGAAGCGGCTGGAGCTGATCGGCAAGCACATCGGGGTGAAAGCGTTCGAGGAGACCGTGCGGGTGAAGGGGCTGGAGGGTTTGGGGGAAAGGCTGGCACGGGCGCGGAAGAGATTGGCGGAGGAGGGGGAATGA
- a CDS encoding terminase: MTASPDPNEDIIRLAAECRYDPDRWSIAAYDWGEGDLAAHPGPRAWQRQINRQIRDHLADPQRRFTPLRLAVASGHGIGKSAEMGMLSNWAMSCWADCKIVVTANTRSQMQTKTAPEVGLWFRRAVTAHWFDAQAQSIKSRDPKRGDSWRLDFVTWSAENTEAFAGLHNQGRIILLLFDEASAIADKVWEVAEGALTDENTVIIWVAFGNPTRNGGRFRECFRKFRHRWITRHIDSRTVEGTNKAYLQSIVDDAGGEDSDVAKYRVRGQFPSQSPMQFIGEADVEAARARHLRPEQYGFAPKIIGVDPAWTGADSVEIVLRQGLMTRNLLSMPRNDNDVEVANLIARLEDDEGADAVFVDAGYGTGIVSAGRTMGRNWRLVWFAGKPIDPGYLNKRAEMWGLVKRWLKDGGAIDPQDQGLFDDLIGPETVPRLDGKIQLESKADMKARGIPSPNRADALALTFAEPVVKRGAGQGGAGQGGAGQGGSGRRVVEERYDPHAGL, translated from the coding sequence ATGACCGCCTCTCCCGATCCCAACGAAGACATCATCCGGCTCGCGGCCGAGTGCCGCTACGATCCCGATCGCTGGTCGATCGCCGCTTATGATTGGGGCGAGGGCGATCTTGCCGCGCACCCCGGTCCGCGCGCGTGGCAGCGGCAGATCAACCGGCAGATCCGCGATCATCTGGCCGATCCCCAAAGGCGCTTCACGCCGCTGCGGCTTGCCGTCGCGTCCGGCCATGGCATCGGCAAGTCGGCCGAGATGGGGATGTTGTCCAACTGGGCGATGTCGTGCTGGGCCGATTGCAAGATCGTGGTCACCGCCAACACGCGCTCGCAGATGCAGACCAAGACGGCGCCGGAGGTGGGGCTGTGGTTCCGCCGCGCCGTGACGGCGCACTGGTTCGACGCGCAGGCGCAATCGATCAAAAGCCGCGACCCCAAACGCGGCGACAGCTGGCGGCTCGATTTCGTCACCTGGTCGGCCGAGAACACCGAGGCGTTCGCCGGGTTGCACAACCAGGGCCGCATCATCCTGCTGCTGTTCGACGAAGCCAGCGCCATCGCCGACAAGGTGTGGGAAGTGGCCGAGGGCGCGCTGACCGACGAGAATACGGTGATCATCTGGGTGGCCTTCGGCAATCCGACGCGCAACGGCGGCCGCTTCCGCGAGTGCTTCCGCAAATTCCGCCACCGCTGGATCACCCGCCACATCGACAGCCGAACGGTGGAGGGCACCAACAAGGCCTATCTGCAATCGATCGTCGACGATGCCGGCGGCGAGGATAGCGACGTGGCGAAATACCGCGTGCGCGGCCAGTTCCCCAGCCAGTCGCCGATGCAGTTCATTGGCGAGGCGGATGTGGAGGCGGCGCGGGCGCGGCACCTTCGCCCCGAGCAATATGGCTTTGCGCCGAAGATCATCGGCGTCGACCCGGCGTGGACCGGCGCCGATTCTGTGGAGATCGTGCTGCGCCAGGGTCTAATGACGCGGAACCTCTTGAGCATGCCGAGGAACGACAACGACGTCGAGGTGGCCAACCTTATCGCCCGGCTGGAGGACGACGAGGGCGCCGACGCGGTGTTCGTCGACGCCGGCTATGGCACGGGCATCGTCAGCGCCGGGCGGACGATGGGGCGCAACTGGCGCCTGGTGTGGTTCGCCGGCAAGCCGATCGACCCCGGCTATCTCAACAAGCGGGCGGAGATGTGGGGCCTCGTCAAGCGCTGGCTGAAGGACGGCGGCGCCATCGACCCGCAGGACCAAGGCCTGTTCGACGACCTGATCGGCCCGGAAACCGTGCCCCGCCTCGACGGCAAGATCCAGCTGGAAAGCAAGGCCGACATGAAGGCGAGGGGGATTCCCTCGCCGAACAGGGCGGATGCGCTGGCGCTGACGTTTGCCGAGCCGGTGGTGAAGCGCGGGGCGGGGCAGGGCGGGGCGGGGCAGGGCGGGGCGGGGCAGGGCGGGAGTGGGAGAAGGGTGGTGGAGGAGCGGTATGATCCGCACGCGGGGCTGTGA
- a CDS encoding helix-turn-helix domain-containing protein, whose translation MTSQRFASVWDAIEDMAAEAENMKLRSALMDAIEDAIKAKGWTQAEAAKELGVTQPRVSALMRGKINMFSLDSLINMLTALGLKVDIQIRQAA comes from the coding sequence ATGACCAGTCAGAGATTTGCCAGCGTCTGGGACGCCATCGAGGACATGGCCGCCGAAGCCGAGAACATGAAGCTGCGGTCCGCGCTCATGGATGCGATCGAAGATGCGATCAAGGCGAAGGGTTGGACCCAGGCTGAAGCCGCCAAGGAGCTTGGCGTCACGCAGCCGCGTGTCTCCGCGCTGATGCGGGGCAAGATCAACATGTTCAGCCTGGACAGCCTGATCAACATGCTGACCGCGCTTGGCCTCAAGGTGGATATCCAGATCCGCCAAGCGGCTTGA
- a CDS encoding portal protein: METRANETPVQYHRRRAEELKRVRQPWEAAWSGLADFIAPHRLRLVAADERAISRKRILDPSGTFAWRTLASGMHSGLTSPARPWFRFATTDPELREWGPVKLWVDEVEGIERRMFQRSNVYPAFHEGYGDIGLFGQSCGILIEGEDAPLHMIQLLHGRFWIARDAEGRATTLYRMLRWSVEKIVRRFGLETLSNAIRSAYDAGRYDQTFDIWHAIEPRRNRDSGKLDKRNKPFLSNYWEANGNSADGLLEESGFDSNPIICPPWLICGDDAYAQSPGMDSIGDVKSLQAMVRDKLEVIAKLARPPLQGPTSLSGNPTSLLPGAITFVDDPTGKGLRPVMEASPQIGPLLQDISETRQRINSGFYADLFLMLANMEGVQPRNQFEIAERKEEKLLALGPVLENIYNNQLEPCVDRAFEIGLKRNLFPPPPREIQNERLSVEYISTLAQAQKAVATGAVERLVSFAGQWAAMKPEVLDKLDADQSIDVYADMIGAPAAIVVADDKVQAARDARAKAQQQQQQAQMAKTVAPAISAGADVVRAGKDSNIDAGSVQTLLSQLGIGGS; encoded by the coding sequence ATGGAAACGCGCGCCAACGAAACGCCGGTCCAGTATCACCGTCGCCGGGCCGAGGAGCTGAAGCGGGTGCGCCAGCCGTGGGAAGCGGCGTGGAGCGGGCTTGCCGATTTCATCGCGCCGCACCGGCTGCGCCTTGTGGCCGCCGACGAGCGGGCGATCTCGCGCAAGCGCATTCTCGACCCCTCCGGCACCTTTGCCTGGCGGACGCTGGCTTCGGGCATGCACTCGGGGCTGACCTCGCCGGCGCGGCCGTGGTTCCGCTTTGCCACCACCGATCCCGAGCTGCGCGAATGGGGGCCGGTGAAGCTGTGGGTGGACGAGGTGGAGGGCATCGAGCGGCGGATGTTCCAGCGCTCCAACGTCTACCCCGCCTTCCACGAGGGCTATGGCGACATCGGCCTGTTCGGCCAGTCCTGCGGCATTTTGATCGAGGGCGAGGACGCGCCGCTGCACATGATCCAGCTGCTGCACGGCCGCTTCTGGATCGCCCGGGATGCCGAGGGCCGGGCGACGACGCTCTACCGCATGCTCCGCTGGTCGGTGGAGAAGATCGTCCGCCGCTTCGGGCTGGAGACGCTGTCGAACGCCATCCGCTCGGCCTATGACGCCGGCCGCTACGACCAGACCTTCGACATCTGGCACGCCATCGAGCCCCGGCGAAACCGCGACAGCGGCAAGCTCGACAAGCGCAACAAGCCGTTCCTCTCCAACTACTGGGAGGCCAACGGCAACAGTGCTGATGGCCTGCTGGAAGAGAGCGGCTTTGACAGCAACCCGATCATCTGCCCGCCGTGGCTGATCTGCGGCGACGATGCTTACGCGCAGTCGCCCGGCATGGATTCGATCGGCGATGTCAAATCGCTGCAAGCCATGGTGCGCGACAAGCTGGAGGTGATCGCCAAGCTGGCGCGGCCGCCCTTGCAGGGGCCGACGTCGCTGTCCGGCAACCCGACCTCCTTGCTGCCCGGCGCCATCACCTTTGTCGATGATCCCACCGGCAAGGGATTGCGGCCGGTGATGGAGGCGAGCCCGCAGATCGGGCCGCTGCTCCAGGACATCAGCGAGACGCGGCAGCGGATCAATTCCGGCTTTTACGCCGACCTGTTCCTGATGCTGGCCAACATGGAGGGCGTGCAGCCGCGCAACCAGTTCGAGATCGCCGAGCGCAAGGAAGAGAAGCTGCTGGCGCTGGGGCCGGTGCTGGAGAACATCTACAACAACCAGCTGGAGCCCTGCGTCGACCGCGCCTTCGAGATCGGCCTGAAGCGCAACCTGTTCCCGCCGCCGCCGCGCGAGATCCAGAACGAGCGGCTGTCCGTCGAATACATCTCGACGCTGGCCCAGGCGCAGAAGGCGGTGGCGACCGGCGCGGTGGAGCGGCTGGTATCGTTCGCCGGCCAGTGGGCGGCGATGAAGCCGGAGGTGCTGGACAAGCTCGACGCCGACCAGTCGATCGACGTCTACGCCGACATGATCGGCGCGCCGGCCGCCATCGTGGTGGCCGACGACAAGGTGCAGGCGGCGCGCGACGCCAGGGCCAAGGCGCAACAGCAGCAACAGCAGGCGCAGATGGCGAAAACCGTGGCGCCGGCCATCTCCGCCGGGGCCGACGTGGTGCGGGCCGGCAAAGACAGCAACATCGATGCGGGCTCCGTGCAGACCTTGCTCTCACAATTGGGGATCGGGGGTTCGTAG
- a CDS encoding major capsid protein yields MATVGTYYPNLIDAQKQSAEGTVLEILSQQNPVLDDAMVTVCNQQAIHRHMIRTGLPSVAWGRLYKGVPQSKATVQQVDDTTGFLEARSEIDVRLLALAKDAAKQRLVDSAPFLEAMNQEMATGIFYHDVATTPEKFKGLAARYNAYYDGPNATKPNIAAGQVVDGGGRGADNTSIWFVTWGDHATSLLTPEGIPTGVQVADKGEEVTLDAAGNKFYVKSTLFSWHVGMFVKDWRYNARIANIDVSDMMAGSVDLWRLLREAYYRLQSRRLNATSSRIAIYMNRDVLEVLDAQSSDRSLVTNAGSYNYSAPGLKRDSIEGKEVLTYRGIPIRETDALLNTEASLAAYAG; encoded by the coding sequence ATGGCCACCGTTGGCACCTACTACCCGAACCTGATCGACGCGCAGAAGCAGAGCGCCGAGGGTACGGTTCTCGAAATCCTGTCGCAGCAGAATCCGGTGCTGGACGACGCGATGGTGACCGTCTGCAACCAGCAGGCCATCCATCGCCACATGATCCGCACCGGCCTGCCGTCGGTCGCCTGGGGGCGCCTCTATAAGGGCGTGCCGCAGTCCAAAGCCACCGTGCAGCAGGTGGACGACACCACCGGCTTCCTGGAGGCGCGTTCTGAGATCGACGTGCGCCTGCTGGCTCTCGCCAAGGACGCCGCCAAGCAGCGCCTCGTCGACAGCGCGCCGTTCCTGGAAGCCATGAACCAGGAGATGGCGACCGGCATTTTCTACCACGACGTCGCCACCACGCCGGAGAAGTTCAAGGGCCTCGCCGCCCGCTACAACGCCTATTACGACGGCCCCAACGCCACCAAGCCGAACATCGCCGCCGGACAGGTGGTGGATGGCGGCGGCCGCGGCGCCGACAACACCTCCATCTGGTTCGTCACCTGGGGCGACCACGCCACGTCGCTGCTGACGCCCGAGGGCATTCCCACCGGCGTGCAGGTGGCCGACAAGGGCGAGGAAGTGACGCTGGATGCCGCCGGCAACAAGTTCTACGTCAAGTCGACGCTGTTCTCCTGGCACGTCGGCATGTTCGTCAAGGACTGGCGCTACAACGCCCGCATCGCCAACATCGACGTGTCCGACATGATGGCGGGTTCGGTGGATCTGTGGCGCCTGCTGCGCGAGGCCTACTATCGCCTGCAGTCGCGCCGGCTGAATGCCACCTCCAGCCGCATCGCCATCTACATGAACCGCGACGTGCTGGAAGTGCTGGACGCCCAGTCGTCCGACCGGTCGCTGGTGACCAACGCTGGCAGCTACAACTACTCGGCGCCGGGCCTCAAGCGCGACAGCATCGAGGGCAAGGAAGTGCTGACCTATCGCGGCATTCCCATTCGGGAAACCGACGCCCTTCTCAATACCGAGGCCTCTCTGGCTGCCTACGCCGGTTGA
- a CDS encoding Bbp16 family capsid cement protein: MILDTQALFSDAQAITATAASTNTLDFGPISPAIKNFDAGKGDEVALLVQVVEDFNNLTSLQIDLELDSTTTFTPDKVIPLATATLAQLKAGMQIARDDLPRGITLQYGRLKYTVSGTAPTTGKITAGIVAGVQSNGVSI; this comes from the coding sequence ATGATCCTCGACACGCAGGCGCTGTTCTCGGACGCTCAGGCGATCACCGCGACGGCAGCCTCCACCAACACCCTCGACTTCGGCCCCATCTCGCCGGCCATCAAGAACTTCGATGCCGGCAAGGGCGACGAGGTGGCCCTCTTGGTGCAGGTGGTGGAAGACTTCAACAACCTGACCTCGCTGCAGATCGACCTGGAGCTCGACAGCACCACCACCTTCACGCCCGACAAGGTGATCCCGCTGGCCACCGCCACGCTGGCCCAGCTGAAGGCCGGCATGCAGATCGCCCGCGACGACCTGCCGCGCGGCATCACGCTGCAGTATGGCCGCCTGAAGTACACAGTATCAGGCACGGCGCCCACCACCGGCAAGATCACCGCCGGCATCGTCGCCGGCGTGCAGTCGAACGGGGTGAGCATCTGA